One Romeriopsis navalis LEGE 11480 genomic window, TTGGACTTAATTTCCAGGGTACCGATGTAGCTGAGGTTGACTGGGAGCAAACCCAGAATACAAGGTGAGACACTGGCCAGCAATCCGCCCACAAATGCTAACGGTAATAGCACCAAGGGATTGGCTGTATCCTGCTGGACAAACCACTGCTGATACTGATTTTCGACTGTGCCGATGAGCGTTTCGAGCGGCTCACTCAGCACAGGGCCAAATGCGACGACGATCAGCAAGGTCAAGAGGCCGATACCACCATAGATCAGCCATTGTTTTGTACTTTTTGATAAGCGACGGCGGGTCGGCTGATCGCTGGCGGATTGATGAGATTCAGTCATGGGTTTTGTGGGTTGAAGGATAGCCGGGAATAGCGTAATTATGCGATCGCACAGCATTCCCGGCTGCGGTTATGGGTTTGAGCGCTTCACTTTGGCCGGATTTAGTTCAGTGCCGCGTTCAACACCGTTGTGTAATCGTCGATATTCGCATTCTTGCGGTGCTGGGCCAGGATTTTGCCCGTGGCTGGATCAAAGATGGCCACAAGACTAGTTTGGGACTTGTTCTGCTTGAGGAATTCGCTGAGGCCCAGCTTCTTAGCGGTGGCTTCCGCCTCAGCAACGGTGGACTTATCCGTCACATCCAAAACCACAAAGTTGACTTTGTCTTTGTAGTCTTCCTTCAGCTTAGTGAGGGTCGGTGCGATCTTCTGGCAAGACTTACACCAGGTGGCGTAGACATCGACGAGCACGGGCTTACCCTGAAGTTCTTTGGCGAGGGCAACTGTGGTTGCTCCGCCCTTACTAGCACAGGGATTCGCTTTACCGGCACAAGGGTTCTTCGCCGCACAGGGATTGGCTTTACCCGCACAAGGATTACTGGCAGCTTCGGTGCTTGAACCAGATGTTTTAGCCGCACAAGGGTTGCTACAAGCCGCGATCGTGCCAAGGCTCAGCATCGAAACCGTAGCGAGCACTGCAAAATACTTGATTCTCATTAGATTATTCGCCTCACGAAAGATTGGGGATTAGGAGCCTGAGTCATCGCCGATGTTCAGGGAAGTTCCGACAGTGGATCGTTAGTCTCGCACGACTCTGACGATTTGCACTTAGCTGTTGATATTAATGATTAAAGCGACCGAAAATGAGTCGTAGATGAAGCCCAGATAGATTCTTCCTAAAAGTCATGACGAATGCAGCCCAAACGCGCAAGATTCATCGCGTTCCCAGAAATTCAATTGCTATAGTGAGAGTGGCCCACTACCACTGGTAAATCGCGATTTTCAGCAAAAATTCATCTGGCAATCAGCGCGTGATCATGCGGACCCGCGATGATGAAAGTTAGTTGGATACTATATAGATCTAATCCTTCATGCCACGCCGATCGCTTGTTAAATCTATTGCAAAACGCTTGCAGCGTCGACGCGCAACCGGTCGGCGGTTTTCTACTTCGTCGCTTCAGTTTCGGTTGACATTGGAGCTAGTGGTGCTGTCGATCGTCGGTTTGGCCTGCGTCGCGGGTTGGGCCGCTTGGCAAATGGAGCAAAACCTGATTGCCACCCACAAGCAAACTTTAGACTATGTTGCGGCCCGCTTCCCTGAGCAGCTCGAGCTATATGCCGAAATGGGGGAAGAAAATGGGTTGGAGCGCACAATCAAACGGGTATCTACGTCAGAATTGATGGTGTGGGTCAAGAGTCCCGAGGGCCAACTGATGTCGCAGTCGCCGACCTTAACGCCGGATTCATCAACGATTAAAACAGTGACGGCCCTAACCGAG contains:
- a CDS encoding TlpA family protein disulfide reductase, which produces MRIKYFAVLATVSMLSLGTIAACSNPCAAKTSGSSTEAASNPCAGKANPCAAKNPCAGKANPCASKGGATTVALAKELQGKPVLVDVYATWCKSCQKIAPTLTKLKEDYKDKVNFVVLDVTDKSTVAEAEATAKKLGLSEFLKQNKSQTSLVAIFDPATGKILAQHRKNANIDDYTTVLNAALN